From a region of the Salvelinus alpinus chromosome 2, SLU_Salpinus.1, whole genome shotgun sequence genome:
- the LOC139565000 gene encoding histone-lysine N-methyltransferase SETD5-like isoform X3 — MSIVIALGVTTPETSYSDMAAGSDPESVEASPAVNEKNYPNHSCVSAQSHGYRGLPYTSSVVCCQDHNYGAPPPPTPPASPLSQTIIPRMELNGVARGPTSRYHDNGRQEENSADSDSSSEEEGAVASWCHCSLTQDGFLIKCESCRGLDRRKGLDGQRRKQENVSVGDSSATESGDEEVSPATVSYTATQHTPTSITLTVNRVKRNKSKKRKKSTEKARGVPKGKKIKAFREGSRKSMRMKNSTTEASAVDETTAEGWESRIRQWTDQYEEATANQYSADVQTLLQLHRAATVTVAAEGVVVGDTTPAATTTSPAQVNASANAMDTINRTELACNNTVLGSQMQLQLGRVTRVQKHRKILRASRDLEPDTLIIEYRGKVMLKQQFEVNGHFFKKPYPFVLFYSKFNDVEMCVDARTFGNDARFIRRSCTPSAEVRHMIADGMIHLCIYAVTQIIKDAEVTIGFDYEFNSCNYKVDCACYKGSQQNCPVLKHNLSPRETLLCHATGSLPPPSQPPAPTGAETRRRKAQRREMEGPGGGKGPFGMSDDSNQPPEESGEVRETLQGNVSLGNSDTEEGLLDGVKLEEGEEEELDENGVLISSRPKRTPSAGGIDEFKQEDLEPVEGSGGNPTGVIAAAHQAGVGISTRRATYVTEPSLAADADKALVCTAPLLAPLAAPPKPPPARSSKPRPKSRISRYRSSSSQRARRQRQALALQQAALEQAVVAEGQEGPLGGPGTELRLGDGALGAGQLLDGEGLSALNKGNLRNLPKTKKYLVTEWLNDKVLDKVVQQEAPTVERQLRITTDPTVLATTLNMLPGLAASPLICTAPKHYVRFGSPFNPERRRRPVSVDATYGSFKKRWIQQAQDESGLCSGGLEDGTESTSSHQSNSSSSTPNPFKAELAAPPKKRRSIYGPEVEAAPPLPGSEEHGLLLRPLSPITPPLPSDQPLPSPASYAALLGCYGDEERRLSNGMAGYSPLPSLPTSRCNTPLQFENISSPEASPVHRPESISPEPCLQPDVDTPRCALQFPNLSSGLDGPVPAMSDDFSLLLATGPPPPDTQGPLTSIVGGAGLLTPLAPGTLSESAQQAREQSFRTEFNLIYTCSPLNANLGNPATTDRRLSQSEGSFSPAESFYSTVSGQGPLAEAGPGSLSPYGEQHYGGGYPDSGTPPHHTSNPPQKKKRANLQTVSLLTGQPGYQAIAVRREYKTVHNMVSLLEYRKRKQGSSRDPEPGGSSLDTRPSSICASAKSPGGLRSFHLQPPASPHSSFSSPTHSSIPQIEEVSPPDNHHNVTTSHAPGPSTQQQSRAQEGTSHWMVPTTVERLREGQGVLERVLRGSLKMDRVLKRTDCSATDKDPDADRYEIQTVPLASPMKSPQRYSSSVYTHQVQPPLSESHQQTVDSPAFLQQSVSSPFRGSYSPSALPPSGQGFYSRLSSLSGLSQDPSQQHQQQPLNPLSSFPNQTTSTADSALCGASRPPGGNLHQPSGSSSMDGSHVYSGGSHLKASLLNSGLSGSPTPGSRAHGNPKTDLGAGAAGNPASHHASRLSQQQASRSLKPGSPGQTVLQAGSRLLASSTGQHYPQRGTPLSQFQHPPIQGSGVRTQSGSF; from the exons ATGAGCATAGTAATCGCGCTGGGAGTCACCACACCAGAAACGTCCTACTCAGATATGGCTGCTGGATCAGA ccctGAGTCAGTGGAAGCAAGCCCTGCCGTGAATGAGAAAAACTACCCCAACCACAGCTGTGTGAGTGCACAGAGTCATGGGTATCGGGGACTACCATATACT TCTTCCGTTGTGTGTTGTCAGGATCACAACTATGGCGcgccccctccccccaccccacccgCCTCCCCGCTCTCCCAAACCATCATCCCCCGCATGGAGCTCAACGGCGTGGCACGCGGCCCTACCTCCCGCTACCATGACAACGGCCGCCAGGAGGAGAACTCTGCTGACAGCGACAGCTCGTCGGAGGAAGAAGGGGCCGTGGCCAGCTGGTGCCACTGCAGCCTGACTCAGGATGGCTTCCTCATAAAGTGCGAGAGCTGCAG GGGGCTAGACAGGAGGAAAGGACTGGATGGCCAACGCCGGAAACAAGAAAATGTATCAG TGGGCGATAGCAGCGCCACAGAGAGTGGCGACGAGGAAGTGTCGCCCGCCACGGTGTCCTACACAGCAACGCAGCACACGCCCACCAGCATCACGCTCACAGTCAACCGCGTCAAGCGGAACAAGtccaagaagaggaagaagagcacGGAGAAGGCCCGCGGAGTGCCCAAGGGCAAAAAAATAAAG GCCTTCAGAGAGGGTTCTAGAAAGTCCATGAGGATGAAG aaCTCCACTACGGAGGCCAGCGCAGTGGACGAGACCACAGCGGAGGGCTGGGAGAGCCGCATTCGCCAGTGGACGGACCAGTACGAGGAGGCCACGGCCAACCAGTACAGTGCTGACGTCCAGACACTGCTCCAGCTGCACCGCGCCGCCACCGTTACTGTTGCTGCCGAGGGCGTGGTAGTGGGCGATACAACGCCAGCGGCAACGACGACCTCACCGGCCCAGGTCAACGCCTCGGCCAATGCCATGGACACAATTAACCGAACGGAGCTGGCGTGCAACAACACGGTGCTTGGCTCTCAGATGCAGTTACAACTGGGGCGGGTGACACGTGTGCAGAAGCACCGGAAGATCCTGCGTGCGTCAAGGGATCTAGAGCCAGACACCCTGATCATCGAGTACCGGGGCAAGGTCATGCTCAAACAGCAGTTTGAGGTCAACGGACACTTCTTCAAAAA GCCCTACCCTTTCGTGCTGTTCTACTCCAAGTTCAACGATGTGGAGATGTGCGTGGACGCGCGGACATTTGGGAATGACGCACGCTTCATCCGGAGGTCCTGTACACCCAGCGCAGAG GTTCGGCATATGATCGCCGATGGCATGATCCACCTCTGTATCTACGCCGTCACGCAAATCATCAAGGATGCCGAGGTCACCATCGGCTTTGACTACGAGTTCAATAGCTG TAACTACAAGGTGGACTGTGCCTGCTACAAGGGCAGCCAGCAGAACTGCCCCGTGCTGAAGCACAACCTGAGCCCGCGCGAAACCCTGCTCTGCCACGCCACAGGGTCGTTGCCCCCGCCCTCCCAACCCCCGGCACCCACGGGGGCCGAGACGCGGCGGCGGAAGGCCCagcggagagagatggaggggccaGGTGGCGGCAAGGGACCATTCGGGATGTCAGATGACAGTAACCAGCCGCCCGAGGAGAGTGGCGAGGTCCGGGAGACGCTGCAGGGCAACGTCAGCCTGGGCAACAGTGACACAGAG GAGGGACTCCTAGATGGGGTGAagttggaggaaggagaggaggaagagctgGACGAGAACGGAGTCCTCATCTCCAGTAGACCG aaGAGGACGCCCAGCGCAGGGGGCATAGACGAGTTTAAACAGGAGGACCTGGAGCCTGTAGAGGGGAGCGGAGGGAACCCCACGGGGGTTATCGCCGCGGCCCACCAAGCAGGGGTGGGGATAAGCACCCGCCGTGCCACCTACGTCACC gaaccCTCCTTAGCAGCCGACGCAGACAAGGCCCTGGTGTGTACTGCACCCCTCCTGGCCCCTCTCGCGGCGCCCCCCAAGCCTCCCCCGGCCCGCTCCTCCAAGCCACGGCCCAAGAGCCGCATCTCACGCTACCGCTCCAGCTCGTCGCAGCGAGCCCGCCGCCAGCGGCAGGCCCTGGCCCTGCAGCAGGCGGCCCTGGAGCAGGCGGTGGTGGCCGAGGGGCAGGAGGGTCCCCTGGGGGGACCCGGGACAGAGCTGAGGCTGGGGGACGGAGCATTGGGAGCTGGGCAACTACTTGACGGAGAAGGCCTGAGTGCTCTGAACAAGGGCAACCTTCGCAACCTGCCTAAGACTAAGAAG taTCTGGTGACGGAGTGGCTGAACGACAAAGTGCTGGACAAGGTAGTCCAGCAGGAGGCGCCCACGGTGGAGCGGCAACTGCGCATCACCACCGACCCCACGGTGCTGGCGACTACGCTCAACATGCTGCCGGGGCTTGCGGCCTCGCCGCTCATCTGCACAGCGCCCAAACACTACGTGCGCTTCGGCTCGCCTTTCAACCCTGAGCGCCGGCGCCGGCCCGTCAGTGTGGACGCCACCTACGGCTCCTTCAAGAAG AGATGGATCCAACAAGCCCAGGATGAGAGCGGGCTCTGCTCGGGAGGCCTGGAGGACGGCACCGAGTCCACCTCCTCCCACCAAAGTAACAGCAGCAGCTCCACCCCCAACCCTTTCAAAGCCG AACTGGCGGCGCCCCCCAAGAAGCGGCGGTCCATATATGGCCCGGAGGTGGAGGCAGCGCCGCCTCTGCCCGGCTCAGAAGAACACGGTCTGCTGCTGCGGCCCCTGTCGCCTATCACTCCCCCGCTGCCGTCGGACCAACCCCTGCCCAGCCCCGCCTCCTACGCCGCGCTGCTGGGTTGCTACGGCGACGAGGAGCGCCGGCTGTCCAACGGCATGGCTGGCTACTCGCCACTGCCCTCGCTGCCAACCAGCCGCTGCAACACGCCACTGCAGTTTGAG AACATATCATCTCCAGAGGCCTCTCCTGTGCACAGGCCAGAGTCCATCTCTCCAGAG CCGTGTCTGCAACCGGACGTTGACACACCGCGCTGCGCCCTGCAGTTCCCCAACCTGTCCTCGGGCCTCGATGGCCCTGTGCCCGCCATGTCAGACGACTTCTCTCTCCTCTTGGCAACGGGGCCCCCTCCCCCCGACACGCAGGGGCCGCTGACCTCCATAGTGGGCGGGGCAGGCCTTCTCACTCCCCTGGCGCCAGGCACCTTGTCCGAGTCGGCCCAGCAGGCCAGAGAGCAGAGCTTCAGGACTGAGTTCAACCTCATCTATACCTGCTCCCCGCTCAACGCCAACCTGGGCAACCCCGCCACCACCGACAGGCGCCTCAGCCAATCGGAGGGCAGCTTCTCCCCGGCCGAGTCCTTCTACAGCACCGTGAGTGGCCAAGGGCCTCTGGCGGAGGCAGGGCCTGGCTCTCTGTCGCCCTACGGCGAGCAGCACTATGGCGGGGGCTACCCAGACAGCGGCACCCCTCCCCACCACACCAGTAACCCACCGCAGAAAAAGAAG AGGGCCAACCTGCAAACCGTTAGTCTGCTGACAGGACAGCCAGGTTACCAGGCTATAGCAGTAAGACGTGAATACAAGACAGTACACAATATG GTGTCTCTGCTGGAGTACCGTAAGAGAAAGCAGGGGAGCAGCAGGGACCCAGAGCCCGGGGGTAGCTCCCTGGACACCCGCCCCAGCTCCATCTGTGCCAGCGCCAAGTCCCCCGGAGGCCTCCGTTCCTTCCACCTGCAGCCCCCAGCCTCCCCCCACagctccttctcctcccccacccACTCCTCCATCCCCCAGATAGAGGAGGTGAGCCCCCCAGATAACCACCACAACGTCACCACCTCCCACGCCCCTGGACCGTCAACACAGCAACAGTCCAGGGCTCAGGAAGGCACCAGCCACTG GATGGTGCCCACGACAGTTGAGCGGCTGAGGGAGGGCCAGGGTGTCTTAGAGCGGGTACTGAGGGGCTCCCTCAAGATGGACCGTGTGCTGAAGAGAACGGACTGCTCGGCTACAGACAAGGACCCTG ATGCAGACCGGTATGAGATCCAGACGGTACCCCTGGCCTCTCCCATGAAAAGCCCACAGAGATACAGCTCGTCTGTCTACACACACCAG GTGCAGCCCCCCTTATCGGAGAGCCACCAGCAGACAGTGGACAGTCCAGCCTTCCTTCAGCAGAGCGTGTCCTCTCCATTCCGTGGTTCCTACAGCCCCTCGGCTCTCCCTCCCTCAGGCCAGGGCTTCTACTCTCGcctgtcctccctctccggcCTGTCTCAAGACCCCTCGCAGCAGCATCAACAACAGCCCCTCAACCCCCTGTCCTCCTTCCCCAACCAAACCACCTCCACTGCAGACTCGGCGCTGTGTGGGGCCTCCAGACCGCCAGGAGGCAACCTGCACCAGCCGAGCGGCAGCAGCAGTATGGACGGGTCCCACGTGTACAGTGGCGGGAGCCACCTAAAAGCCAGCCTCTTGAACAGCGGGTTGTCAGGGTCTCCCACCCCTGGCTCCAGGGCTCACGGCAACCCTAAAACAGACTTGGGCGCCGGTGCTGCGGGGAACCCGGCGTCCCACCACGCCTCCAGACTGAGCCAGCAGCAGGCGTCCCGGAGCCTGAAACCAGGCAGCCCCGGGCAGACAGTGCTGCAGGCCGGCTCCAGGCTCCTGGCGTCCTCCACCGGCCAACACTACCCACAGCGCGGGACACCCCTCAGTCAGTTCCAGCACCCACCCATACAGGGGTCAGGAGTAAGGACACAGTCAGGAAGCTtttag
- the LOC139565000 gene encoding histone-lysine N-methyltransferase SETD5-like isoform X1, protein MSIVIALGVTTPETSYSDMAAGSDPESVEASPAVNEKNYPNHSCVSAQSHGYRGLPYTMQQSSVVCCQDHNYGAPPPPTPPASPLSQTIIPRMELNGVARGPTSRYHDNGRQEENSADSDSSSEEEGAVASWCHCSLTQDGFLIKCESCRGLDRRKGLDGQRRKQENVSVGDSSATESGDEEVSPATVSYTATQHTPTSITLTVNRVKRNKSKKRKKSTEKARGVPKGKKIKAFREGSRKSMRMKNSTTEASAVDETTAEGWESRIRQWTDQYEEATANQYSADVQTLLQLHRAATVTVAAEGVVVGDTTPAATTTSPAQVNASANAMDTINRTELACNNTVLGSQMQLQLGRVTRVQKHRKILRASRDLEPDTLIIEYRGKVMLKQQFEVNGHFFKKPYPFVLFYSKFNDVEMCVDARTFGNDARFIRRSCTPSAEVRHMIADGMIHLCIYAVTQIIKDAEVTIGFDYEFNSCNYKVDCACYKGSQQNCPVLKHNLSPRETLLCHATGSLPPPSQPPAPTGAETRRRKAQRREMEGPGGGKGPFGMSDDSNQPPEESGEVRETLQGNVSLGNSDTEEGLLDGVKLEEGEEEELDENGVLISSRPKRTPSAGGIDEFKQEDLEPVEGSGGNPTGVIAAAHQAGVGISTRRATYVTEPSLAADADKALVCTAPLLAPLAAPPKPPPARSSKPRPKSRISRYRSSSSQRARRQRQALALQQAALEQAVVAEGQEGPLGGPGTELRLGDGALGAGQLLDGEGLSALNKGNLRNLPKTKKYLVTEWLNDKVLDKVVQQEAPTVERQLRITTDPTVLATTLNMLPGLAASPLICTAPKHYVRFGSPFNPERRRRPVSVDATYGSFKKRWIQQAQDESGLCSGGLEDGTESTSSHQSNSSSSTPNPFKAELAAPPKKRRSIYGPEVEAAPPLPGSEEHGLLLRPLSPITPPLPSDQPLPSPASYAALLGCYGDEERRLSNGMAGYSPLPSLPTSRCNTPLQFENISSPEASPVHRPESISPEPCLQPDVDTPRCALQFPNLSSGLDGPVPAMSDDFSLLLATGPPPPDTQGPLTSIVGGAGLLTPLAPGTLSESAQQAREQSFRTEFNLIYTCSPLNANLGNPATTDRRLSQSEGSFSPAESFYSTVSGQGPLAEAGPGSLSPYGEQHYGGGYPDSGTPPHHTSNPPQKKKRANLQTVSLLTGQPGYQAIAVRREYKTVHNMVSLLEYRKRKQGSSRDPEPGGSSLDTRPSSICASAKSPGGLRSFHLQPPASPHSSFSSPTHSSIPQIEEVSPPDNHHNVTTSHAPGPSTQQQSRAQEGTSHWMVPTTVERLREGQGVLERVLRGSLKMDRVLKRTDCSATDKDPDADRYEIQTVPLASPMKSPQRYSSSVYTHQVQPPLSESHQQTVDSPAFLQQSVSSPFRGSYSPSALPPSGQGFYSRLSSLSGLSQDPSQQHQQQPLNPLSSFPNQTTSTADSALCGASRPPGGNLHQPSGSSSMDGSHVYSGGSHLKASLLNSGLSGSPTPGSRAHGNPKTDLGAGAAGNPASHHASRLSQQQASRSLKPGSPGQTVLQAGSRLLASSTGQHYPQRGTPLSQFQHPPIQGSGVRTQSGSF, encoded by the exons ATGAGCATAGTAATCGCGCTGGGAGTCACCACACCAGAAACGTCCTACTCAGATATGGCTGCTGGATCAGA ccctGAGTCAGTGGAAGCAAGCCCTGCCGTGAATGAGAAAAACTACCCCAACCACAGCTGTGTGAGTGCACAGAGTCATGGGTATCGGGGACTACCATATACT ATGCAACAGTCTTCCGTTGTGTGTTGTCAGGATCACAACTATGGCGcgccccctccccccaccccacccgCCTCCCCGCTCTCCCAAACCATCATCCCCCGCATGGAGCTCAACGGCGTGGCACGCGGCCCTACCTCCCGCTACCATGACAACGGCCGCCAGGAGGAGAACTCTGCTGACAGCGACAGCTCGTCGGAGGAAGAAGGGGCCGTGGCCAGCTGGTGCCACTGCAGCCTGACTCAGGATGGCTTCCTCATAAAGTGCGAGAGCTGCAG GGGGCTAGACAGGAGGAAAGGACTGGATGGCCAACGCCGGAAACAAGAAAATGTATCAG TGGGCGATAGCAGCGCCACAGAGAGTGGCGACGAGGAAGTGTCGCCCGCCACGGTGTCCTACACAGCAACGCAGCACACGCCCACCAGCATCACGCTCACAGTCAACCGCGTCAAGCGGAACAAGtccaagaagaggaagaagagcacGGAGAAGGCCCGCGGAGTGCCCAAGGGCAAAAAAATAAAG GCCTTCAGAGAGGGTTCTAGAAAGTCCATGAGGATGAAG aaCTCCACTACGGAGGCCAGCGCAGTGGACGAGACCACAGCGGAGGGCTGGGAGAGCCGCATTCGCCAGTGGACGGACCAGTACGAGGAGGCCACGGCCAACCAGTACAGTGCTGACGTCCAGACACTGCTCCAGCTGCACCGCGCCGCCACCGTTACTGTTGCTGCCGAGGGCGTGGTAGTGGGCGATACAACGCCAGCGGCAACGACGACCTCACCGGCCCAGGTCAACGCCTCGGCCAATGCCATGGACACAATTAACCGAACGGAGCTGGCGTGCAACAACACGGTGCTTGGCTCTCAGATGCAGTTACAACTGGGGCGGGTGACACGTGTGCAGAAGCACCGGAAGATCCTGCGTGCGTCAAGGGATCTAGAGCCAGACACCCTGATCATCGAGTACCGGGGCAAGGTCATGCTCAAACAGCAGTTTGAGGTCAACGGACACTTCTTCAAAAA GCCCTACCCTTTCGTGCTGTTCTACTCCAAGTTCAACGATGTGGAGATGTGCGTGGACGCGCGGACATTTGGGAATGACGCACGCTTCATCCGGAGGTCCTGTACACCCAGCGCAGAG GTTCGGCATATGATCGCCGATGGCATGATCCACCTCTGTATCTACGCCGTCACGCAAATCATCAAGGATGCCGAGGTCACCATCGGCTTTGACTACGAGTTCAATAGCTG TAACTACAAGGTGGACTGTGCCTGCTACAAGGGCAGCCAGCAGAACTGCCCCGTGCTGAAGCACAACCTGAGCCCGCGCGAAACCCTGCTCTGCCACGCCACAGGGTCGTTGCCCCCGCCCTCCCAACCCCCGGCACCCACGGGGGCCGAGACGCGGCGGCGGAAGGCCCagcggagagagatggaggggccaGGTGGCGGCAAGGGACCATTCGGGATGTCAGATGACAGTAACCAGCCGCCCGAGGAGAGTGGCGAGGTCCGGGAGACGCTGCAGGGCAACGTCAGCCTGGGCAACAGTGACACAGAG GAGGGACTCCTAGATGGGGTGAagttggaggaaggagaggaggaagagctgGACGAGAACGGAGTCCTCATCTCCAGTAGACCG aaGAGGACGCCCAGCGCAGGGGGCATAGACGAGTTTAAACAGGAGGACCTGGAGCCTGTAGAGGGGAGCGGAGGGAACCCCACGGGGGTTATCGCCGCGGCCCACCAAGCAGGGGTGGGGATAAGCACCCGCCGTGCCACCTACGTCACC gaaccCTCCTTAGCAGCCGACGCAGACAAGGCCCTGGTGTGTACTGCACCCCTCCTGGCCCCTCTCGCGGCGCCCCCCAAGCCTCCCCCGGCCCGCTCCTCCAAGCCACGGCCCAAGAGCCGCATCTCACGCTACCGCTCCAGCTCGTCGCAGCGAGCCCGCCGCCAGCGGCAGGCCCTGGCCCTGCAGCAGGCGGCCCTGGAGCAGGCGGTGGTGGCCGAGGGGCAGGAGGGTCCCCTGGGGGGACCCGGGACAGAGCTGAGGCTGGGGGACGGAGCATTGGGAGCTGGGCAACTACTTGACGGAGAAGGCCTGAGTGCTCTGAACAAGGGCAACCTTCGCAACCTGCCTAAGACTAAGAAG taTCTGGTGACGGAGTGGCTGAACGACAAAGTGCTGGACAAGGTAGTCCAGCAGGAGGCGCCCACGGTGGAGCGGCAACTGCGCATCACCACCGACCCCACGGTGCTGGCGACTACGCTCAACATGCTGCCGGGGCTTGCGGCCTCGCCGCTCATCTGCACAGCGCCCAAACACTACGTGCGCTTCGGCTCGCCTTTCAACCCTGAGCGCCGGCGCCGGCCCGTCAGTGTGGACGCCACCTACGGCTCCTTCAAGAAG AGATGGATCCAACAAGCCCAGGATGAGAGCGGGCTCTGCTCGGGAGGCCTGGAGGACGGCACCGAGTCCACCTCCTCCCACCAAAGTAACAGCAGCAGCTCCACCCCCAACCCTTTCAAAGCCG AACTGGCGGCGCCCCCCAAGAAGCGGCGGTCCATATATGGCCCGGAGGTGGAGGCAGCGCCGCCTCTGCCCGGCTCAGAAGAACACGGTCTGCTGCTGCGGCCCCTGTCGCCTATCACTCCCCCGCTGCCGTCGGACCAACCCCTGCCCAGCCCCGCCTCCTACGCCGCGCTGCTGGGTTGCTACGGCGACGAGGAGCGCCGGCTGTCCAACGGCATGGCTGGCTACTCGCCACTGCCCTCGCTGCCAACCAGCCGCTGCAACACGCCACTGCAGTTTGAG AACATATCATCTCCAGAGGCCTCTCCTGTGCACAGGCCAGAGTCCATCTCTCCAGAG CCGTGTCTGCAACCGGACGTTGACACACCGCGCTGCGCCCTGCAGTTCCCCAACCTGTCCTCGGGCCTCGATGGCCCTGTGCCCGCCATGTCAGACGACTTCTCTCTCCTCTTGGCAACGGGGCCCCCTCCCCCCGACACGCAGGGGCCGCTGACCTCCATAGTGGGCGGGGCAGGCCTTCTCACTCCCCTGGCGCCAGGCACCTTGTCCGAGTCGGCCCAGCAGGCCAGAGAGCAGAGCTTCAGGACTGAGTTCAACCTCATCTATACCTGCTCCCCGCTCAACGCCAACCTGGGCAACCCCGCCACCACCGACAGGCGCCTCAGCCAATCGGAGGGCAGCTTCTCCCCGGCCGAGTCCTTCTACAGCACCGTGAGTGGCCAAGGGCCTCTGGCGGAGGCAGGGCCTGGCTCTCTGTCGCCCTACGGCGAGCAGCACTATGGCGGGGGCTACCCAGACAGCGGCACCCCTCCCCACCACACCAGTAACCCACCGCAGAAAAAGAAG AGGGCCAACCTGCAAACCGTTAGTCTGCTGACAGGACAGCCAGGTTACCAGGCTATAGCAGTAAGACGTGAATACAAGACAGTACACAATATG GTGTCTCTGCTGGAGTACCGTAAGAGAAAGCAGGGGAGCAGCAGGGACCCAGAGCCCGGGGGTAGCTCCCTGGACACCCGCCCCAGCTCCATCTGTGCCAGCGCCAAGTCCCCCGGAGGCCTCCGTTCCTTCCACCTGCAGCCCCCAGCCTCCCCCCACagctccttctcctcccccacccACTCCTCCATCCCCCAGATAGAGGAGGTGAGCCCCCCAGATAACCACCACAACGTCACCACCTCCCACGCCCCTGGACCGTCAACACAGCAACAGTCCAGGGCTCAGGAAGGCACCAGCCACTG GATGGTGCCCACGACAGTTGAGCGGCTGAGGGAGGGCCAGGGTGTCTTAGAGCGGGTACTGAGGGGCTCCCTCAAGATGGACCGTGTGCTGAAGAGAACGGACTGCTCGGCTACAGACAAGGACCCTG ATGCAGACCGGTATGAGATCCAGACGGTACCCCTGGCCTCTCCCATGAAAAGCCCACAGAGATACAGCTCGTCTGTCTACACACACCAG GTGCAGCCCCCCTTATCGGAGAGCCACCAGCAGACAGTGGACAGTCCAGCCTTCCTTCAGCAGAGCGTGTCCTCTCCATTCCGTGGTTCCTACAGCCCCTCGGCTCTCCCTCCCTCAGGCCAGGGCTTCTACTCTCGcctgtcctccctctccggcCTGTCTCAAGACCCCTCGCAGCAGCATCAACAACAGCCCCTCAACCCCCTGTCCTCCTTCCCCAACCAAACCACCTCCACTGCAGACTCGGCGCTGTGTGGGGCCTCCAGACCGCCAGGAGGCAACCTGCACCAGCCGAGCGGCAGCAGCAGTATGGACGGGTCCCACGTGTACAGTGGCGGGAGCCACCTAAAAGCCAGCCTCTTGAACAGCGGGTTGTCAGGGTCTCCCACCCCTGGCTCCAGGGCTCACGGCAACCCTAAAACAGACTTGGGCGCCGGTGCTGCGGGGAACCCGGCGTCCCACCACGCCTCCAGACTGAGCCAGCAGCAGGCGTCCCGGAGCCTGAAACCAGGCAGCCCCGGGCAGACAGTGCTGCAGGCCGGCTCCAGGCTCCTGGCGTCCTCCACCGGCCAACACTACCCACAGCGCGGGACACCCCTCAGTCAGTTCCAGCACCCACCCATACAGGGGTCAGGAGTAAGGACACAGTCAGGAAGCTtttag